From the Hevea brasiliensis isolate MT/VB/25A 57/8 chromosome 13, ASM3005281v1, whole genome shotgun sequence genome, the window aaattataagtataacttttaaattatgaaataattatgACTTTTATGTATATTAATTATATCTTATACTACTGTCTAGAAAatatattatcaatttcttttttGGCACatataattatgaaattatatatatatatatatatatatatatatatatattcaaataaattgagattatagttaaattaaatatatttcctttatatattttcaaatttaaataattatatatattttttaaaattatttaattaaatattatctaataataacaaaaagacaaattaaactgaaatttttaataaattattatttttaactatGCTAAGAATCAATTATTGGTGAATTTAACTGTCAATTTTTTTGTTAAAGGATTTTGAGTCCTTAGCATATATATGTGTTCCGATGCATTTTTTTTTAGTTCTTGATGTATTATATAATTTGCTAAGTATTGTAAAGATAAAATGTTTATTTTCGTTTTTAAAGTATAGAATGATAGTTAGCCTCTTTAAGTTTTGAAGAATATTAAATAcgtcttttaaattttaaaaataaaaatttatttaaagtcgTGTATAAAGTTTTTATAGGGCAAGGCGTggtaatttaatgtttaattcaGTGAGATAGTCTTATCCCATCTCAGTTTGACTCCCTGCAGCAGTATGATTAAACGTTGTTTTACTTAAAAGTGCAATGAGAGGAGACAATGAGAGGAAAcggtaaattattaaaaaatgattCATTTTATTGGTGTTACCTCAAGTTTTATAATATGTCTCTTTCTATTTGGTTATGTTAAATAGAAAAGCACCCAAGAGTTTTGGGTTTAAGAAATTATAATCGTCATATTTGAAAAgcttttatttttgtaatttaaaaaaaaataaaaataattatttaatttatttttaaaatttaaaaaaagttgtttaatttttttttttaatttgaagtgATCAATTAGACCCTAAAGATTTATGTGGCCATTGATGAggtctcaataagccaaacgtagTAACATATGCGAGGGCGACTGCGCAGCGCTCGGTAATTTCTCCTCGAATTTTGTACTATATCGCGTTATAGAGTCTCCTTTCAAAGCACACCATTTCTCGTTTCTCCGTTAGACTCTATCGCGACAAGCTATGGCAGACGAGGTAACTTTTTGATGCTGTCTCTAAGCGCTTCGTTTGGTTGCCGAGTAACCGCAGAGAAAGAATCGCAAATCgtaaagaaagtgaaagaaagagTTTTGGGAATCCTCACCCCATAGATTTACAGAAAAGATCAATTATTTCATGAGATTCCCAATTTTCTTGTTCATTTTCTAGTGGTTTCTCGGCAACCAAACTGATGGAGTCTGATGATCAAAAGATAGTTACGTTACTGACACAATAGTTTATTGGGATCGCTGGTGATATTTTTGATTCTGTTTATCTCTTCTCTTTTTTCACTTTTGTTTATGTTTTGAGGTTTGATTTGCTTGTTTGCTTAATATCATTTTttatatgttctgtttttctctaAGTTACAGACATTATTAGGTGAAAAATGTGTTTGGAATAGTTATTGCAAATTAACACTCCATTTGAAACACTCTGTGTTAGTATTCGATTCAATTCCACTGGTTGAATTTAATTCACATAATCTTATAATATAATTCATATATTTGgaataaatttaaattgataGCATTTTAAATTCTAATATTTAGAATAATTGAATTGTAAAATGAATGTAgttatttttcttattaaatagacaaatttatttcaaatagGGTTTTTTTTTGCGTGATTTTTAATTCTGGACCATATTGAAATGTATCTCCTAATGCTACTATGAATATTTTGAAAAAAacgaaaaaaataatttaaatcaatattaaaataatgaCTCAATTAAATATGCTATAAATTTATTGGTCTAACGTTGTTGTTTGTAACAAATAATGGCCAAGCAATAACTAAAGAAATGCCAAAATAATGCTTTAATTTTCATAAAACTTCTGAAGTACCTCTTGTAATTCAGCAGTTAGCCCTCTATTTGGGAGGAAGTTTTAAAAGGCAATGAGAGGTTTTTCAAGGTTTCAAAACCTTGAATTTTGTTTTTGGGAGAATTTGTGGGTTTTAAATTAAGggttttgaaaattttggaaaaattaaaaaaaaaccctGCATTTTCCAAACCACCAAATCGGTGGGTTAAGAAGTTTTTCTTTCAAGAGGTTGCTTGGTTTAaatgaatttcacaaaatttttgtggaattcaattgaattccatATATTATATGTTTCATTTGTAAATATTTTAAAACTGCATTCAATGGAATTGGTCATAACTAAAACAAATTCTCATCAAATTTGATGGAATTTGAGACGAATTCCACAAAATTGAGACAACAAAATTTTTTGGACTGAAAATGTCCGTATATTCCTCACAAACACACCTCCTTCTCTCTTACCTTTCTCTCCATCTCACTTTTACCTTTTTCTACCATTATTAATTTAGATGATGACACTATTTATGTTATTAAATAGACCTtccatatatattattaattgatTTGTGTATGTTTATTAATTGTTGTAATTTTATTAGATACAATTTTTTTGATGGAGgaagaaattataatttctttattttagtaTTGAGGGTAGTTCAGGAAGTGACGATAAATGAAATTCAATCATGAAATTATACCTAACATGaattatatgaaatttaattgaattttgcattttaagTTGTGTCATACCAAACTATGAAATTCATTTTTaaatgaattttggctagaattcATTTATGAAGTCTAAGTTTGTAATTAATTTGAACCAAACACTATTTAAAACCTCCAAATAccttaaaaaattttttcaaacCTCCTAAACAATAAAAATTATGAAGGTTTAAAAACTATGAAAAACCTTATTTTAAAAAACTTTGCTTTATTGTATCTCATCCCAAACAGAATGCAGTGTTTTTATCTCGAAGTATTAGCTTTCAATGTAAAACTAGAATCTAGAGGGCTGAAATAAAAGAGAGGAGAATAGGTGTTTTACAGCTATTGAGTAAATGAGAATGAGGTTGTTGGCAAAACCAGAGTTGTAGTTTTTGGGTCTTTATACTATTAATAGCTGTTACAGCATATTCAGACTGTATTGGTCTGTAATGTCTTCATTGTACATATTAGGTGATATTGTTGTGAATTTTCGCTATCATGGATCACCTTGTTGGGTATTGGTGTACATATCAGGTGATATTGTTGTGAATTTGACTATCCTGTATCACCCTAAATTCTAGGACACAGCAGCCAATATGGGAGTAGCGGCCATGTTTCATTACCTAGGTGCAAATTGGTCTCTCTATTTTTTACACTTAGGATGTGTTTGGTAAAAAGTTAAAACATCAAGTGTTAAATCTTACCTTTGtaagttttaaaaattaaaaagagtaaTTATTAACGTAGTTCTCTCAAGATTAACATTTAACCTCTCAAGATggtataaatattaataagttaAAAAGTGAACCTAGTTTCTTTAAGTATCTAAATAACATTATTGAGTTAAAAATTATAAGGGTAATAATTAACCTTCGTTAACCTCAGTACCAAACGCCTCCTTAGTGTCAATAGTtcaaaattgtaattatattacaAAAATATGTGTAATCAAGCCTTAAATTGTATGCATCACAATTGGCTATAAAGTattatattttatcaaatattgaaAGCAAAAcgtcccaaaacacaaaattgtaatgaattaatgaaattttagaatgaaaaatcTACAGATGCTTTAATCTTCATTAATGTTGGCCAGATTTCTTAGATTAGATTTTTAGTACTCAAAACTGTACTAATTTTCTTCTGAATGCTCTTCCTCTTTTACATTTACAGCTCTGAAAGCCTTTGCATTTTTCTTTCATCATCATCAATATGATCAACTCCGAagttatcaaaataaaaaatatacaaCAAGATTAATATTTTTACCCTGTTTAACCCTGCTTTtagtcatcttcttctttttgtaattGATATCTCAATCTTTGATGCATTTCAGAAGTGATTTTAATGACTGACAGGAATAAGATTAGCCAAATAAGCAATAAATATAGTAGGCTAGTATCTGGGTGAAGTCGCCTTAGCTGGACCTAAGTGAGGCACTTAGCTTACACCTTTTCTTACCCAAGCCTTGGCAATTGCCTAGGTTGCCTATGACAACAGTGTGATGTAAGAATTTTTGTGAAAGTGGAATTGCCACTAATAGTCTTCTGTTGCTTGCATGTCCAGTTTGAGTTTCAGAATAATCTGCAAAAACACAACTTTATATTTGTGAGAAGGCTCACAATATTTAGAAATATATGAGACATGATTAATTTTTTACTTTCTTTGTCCATGGAATTGTTATTATGATATTCTAAAATTGCCAAAATTCCGAACTCAATGAAGGCTATATATACATGGGACACAATGTATTTTATATATCTGTTTCATTTATTTCTGAGGGATAAACCTTGAGGACCTGCTTAAGGAATTTATATTGGTCAGCAAAGATAAGGCTTCTGTGTTGAAATCCTAAATGAGTCTTGAGATCTCTTTGAAACAAATAACTGACAAGTTTAGCTTAAGTTTTGTATGTTGTTATCTCATTTTTGTACATGTTGTTTATTTCCTGTTCTTTTGTGTGTTAGATTGAGCTGAAAACTGCCCCTGCTGATTTTCGATTTCCCACAACAAATCAAACTCGGCATTGTTTTACCCGGTACATTGAGTTTCATAGGTAAAGCCCTTAATCTTTGTTCCCCACAAATTCCCCCCATGGGGTGCGGgaagaaaataaatgaataaataaatctaAAGTTGAACTATTCATTGAAGGTGCTTGGCAGCAAAGGGTGAAGAATCAAACGAATGTGAACGATTTGCCAAATACTACCGTTCGCTTTGCCCTGGTGAATGGGTGAGTGCACCAAGCCTTTTTGTGTAGTTGCAAGTGATTGATAAGTCTATGTAGCCGTGAGATTTGATTACAATCTGTTGCAACTTATGATCTCTTGAAGACACTTGGATATTGTATGATTGTGCAAAACATTTTCTGTTTCCATTTTTTAGTTCTGCATTTTCTAATTTTCCAAAGAAAATACTTCTCACATTTCCAATTTCGttagatttttttattatataacatTATAATATTGAAAATACTTattctttaaatttaaatatatatctaATTCTACAATCAAATCACTTAACTATTAAAAAGCTACCATGAGGATTGACAATTGctataaaactaatgtaaaatttatatattaataagcaagttcttaaaaaaagaaaagtaggataaataatttctaattttgtttgatattaatttttttcaaggaaaaaattatttagtttaaTATCTGTATATCATTAACAAAAATAagctaaaggaattaaaaaaagaaacaaaagttGTTGCTTCCAACCAGCAACAAGATTCTATAAAACTGTGGCCTAACCAACTTGTCCATAATTTACAAATGATTGAAAATGGGTGATCCAATCAAGGAACTCAAGAATAATTCaatttagaaattatatttatttaattttgaattttaaacttaggaagtttatatttctattatttagaaaatattagtagtatttgtattatttagggattctattattattattattatttaggaaATTTGTTTTGTATGGTATTCCTAATTAGAATTGGAGCTCCTAGCAATTACTTTTGCTGTCACCAAATGGAGACATTATTTGGAGCTAGGGACCTTTTATATTAAAACAGACCATGAACGTATAAACTTTCTTTTAGAGTAGAAGTTGCATACTAACTTGCAATAAAAGGGCATATCCAAGCTACTGGGGTTGGATTATAAAATACTTTGTAGAAGAGGAGTGGACGACAGGGTAGCTGCTGCTCTTTTTAGAAGGTTTGCGTTATGAGAAAAGGGTAAAACGGTGTGTTGAGCTCAAATTGTGGAATAGGTGAAAGTTGTTGCTGAGTTGCATAGTTGTTGGAGCGGATTGCGCAAAAGATGACACGTCTTCAGAAAATATTGGAGAGGCTTAAAGATTAGTTAGCATGAGTAGTTAGTGAATTGTATTCTATTACTTGTATAGTCAATATAAACTGTTGTAATGTTGTTTTGAGGATATACTGTGAATGATACAATTCTGATTGGGATTGTTGGTCCCAAATTCCTTTTCTGTGTATCAATGATATCAAAGCCAATACATTCGCACCCCAATCATTATAAGCCATTTTCCCTTTAATTTTGATAAATCCTTGATGCCATTGCAACGCTCTTCCTTCAAGATGCAAGACTGCAATCTTGACCTTTTCTTCCACCGCCACATTAGCCACATCAAGGAAATATTTGACTCTCCAGCCCTCCAACACCTCCCCATTGAACACTGAAACTCCTGTTTTGTTGATGGACCCCAATTCTGTTTGGTGTTC encodes:
- the LOC110647118 gene encoding cytochrome c oxidase subunit 6b-2 produces the protein MADEIELKTAPADFRFPTTNQTRHCFTRYIEFHRCLAAKGEESNECERFAKYYRSLCPGEWIERWNEQRENGTFPGPL